The following proteins are co-located in the Podarcis raffonei isolate rPodRaf1 chromosome 5, rPodRaf1.pri, whole genome shotgun sequence genome:
- the C5H10orf71 gene encoding cardiac-enriched FHL2-interacting protein yields the protein MQVNKKHADGQSDSSSIGSFLDDTDREVCSLTDRAFKSLCVAELESSYTEADPVVSPNISHQFSSKFPQGPRNHAIKKNTLPNKGLPKTEDHSTFQQFPNDTQEGQNAAINITPSIRMKLGLPVPSLRNYKHTSKVSSLIKTFDKAENQEASATAKQPVRNSLTKLPLICGGNMAFWGGKTILNIQKELSEFSEPFQDVANASGRPELHELHRRQNKMDLACHGPRGFYRQADASNIRMSSVSAVSRKAAKNRTGKAKEPARKGSFLHSENSAFESWNLHHKKLETGEPTEIILKEGNLTYFEETPFFREACIHECKPSPPKVTAPVISEQDFPGAFPQKPLSQASLSPLPLAQVPFPPQANAKDIVSQVLPPQASDLPHRIPTSPSLTSETSFPPSPQVSVSLKPSTPPQSLPQASAPPEAIAPQVTVLSEKTSNSEFKSELKNVCPPWRKQKKELGGMELTQEIAPEVLRTKDSSYRKPPDVTPMAETSADESHIAPSDPSSPSFNISKLLTPVLPRKQEREPSEGQSFLEAPPISETGTAKETEERIFYSSQNNYKSKAPSLLFNLKDIRKRVKSTYSPSPLLRILDDKKIKEQDGIKASVTAANTLEGSNKKMVEADKTGHKPPEQMDSTNATNSLGHFIDSYLTPEDSEMSSLTDFHPNEHRVRQYSPPNSHLADVPTDPEAHVQSFQLQDLKSKQVAPSHSADAEPQVSPYLFFTPEENINDSGNQACPPTGNEHRGKRSTSSSEQSFVSIIDQPFHDDSFSLMQLFQKACHQESQRNKNEWSTEEKLCSKDEEEEKSRGEKQLHDYNLSIRGCHTDEKHEEQEEQGKNEKAAQEIDAKEKREDKWKSMDSASEAKLEESLTPTSPSSLKPNMFMIKDNTFKSSPVIKAVKLPLLRSLSCEEAITGSHVEAERQTFGPIRSTPNIQEVDLFPSRNRSQQDVRDAATGRDADELRSIPGSVVGKSPLTTGYTLREGPEGVYMQELVGEDEGANITPGLSQKGLKSGEKQLARDKEKARAGKLRRNSSSQPILSFDGDPAQNRQKCPVREKVNYFKNNLLSKRRGGSCVKKIISQEVRSPTISEPYSHASSEVFRDTSASSGTLTISTIPSPRSHSAMQSTFTSPFSDTSAVSNVPQAERITNPSSLQGGTESGKRSSTLEPFDLMQTSQLSGDAGSSPVANERLQMVKTAAKPPAVPPKSEKALRRAKKLASKRKKTEAQQKRLQDEAPSHGGDIGTMQPVQSSLSPICLNSSLTPSESHLVRLQPAPSLSPTPSLPATTQRKLLQDPDSGEYFIVDLPVQFKTFYDPESGRYIQLSIPPSKRNLSQTPSSESVPSSYVLYPSTLPARVSSVPVQASPSQFSESASLMQRALLESATDWSHGGQYPEPLGSQPYIEPAMCDDSREVDGSQYNFEKDVSLPDDADIISMGALEDFAVEGVS from the coding sequence ATGCAAGTGAATAAGAAGCACGCCGATGGGCAAAGCGACTCCTCCAGCATTGGGAGCTTCCTGGATGACACAGACAGAGAAGTCTGCAGCCTCACCGACCGAGCCTTCAAAAGTCTGTGTGTGGCTGAGCTCGAATCATCTTACACAGAGGCCGATCCAGTTGTTTCACCCAACATCTCCCACCAGTTCTCGAGCAAATTTCCCCAAGGCCCGCGGAACCATGCCATCAAGAAAAATACTCTCCCTAACAAGGGACTGCCAAAAACTGAGGATCATTCAACATTCCAGCAGTTTCCAAATGACACCCAAGAAGGTCAAAACGCCGCTATAAACATCACCCCAAGCATTAGGATGAAGCTGGGTTTGCCAGTGCCTAGTCTGCGCAATTATAAACATACCTCAAAAGTTTCCTCCTTGATAAAGACCTTTGATAAAGCTGAGAACCAGGAGGCTTCAGCGACAGCCAAGCAACCGGTTAGAAACAGTTTGACAAAACTCCCCTTAATTTGCGGAGGCAACATGGCTTTCTGGGGTGGCAAAACCATTTTAAACATCCAGAAGGAACTCTCTGAGTTTTCTGAGCCGTTCCAGGACGTGGCAAACGCAAGCGGGAGGCCCGAACTGCACGAACTTCACAGAAGGCAGAACAAAATGGATTTGGCCTGTCACGGTCCACGTGGTTTTTATCGTCAGGCCGATGCTTCAAATATTCGAATGTCCAGTGTCTCCGCCGTCTCGAGAAAGGCGGCAAAAAACCGAACTGGGAAAGCCAAAGAGCCAGCTAGAAAGGGCAGCTTTCTACACAGCGAGAACAGTGCTTTTGAATCGTGGAATCTGCATCATAAAAAACTTGAGACAGGAGAGCCTACTGAAATTATCCTCAAAGAAGGAAACCTGACATACTTTGAAGAAACACCTTTCTTTAGAGAGGCCTGTATTCATGAATGTAAACCATCTCCCCCGAAGGTCACAGCTCCCGTAATTTCAGAACAGGATTTCCCAGGTGCCTTTCCACAAAAACCACTCtctcaagcctctctctctccattaccTCTAGCCCAGGTGCCTTTTCCTCCTCAGGCTAATGCTAAAGACATTGTTTCACAGGTGTTGCCACCCCAAGCTTCTGATCTGCCGCACAGGATTCCTACATCACCATCCCTTACATCTGAAACCTCTTTCCCACCATCTCCGCAGGTTTCCGTGTCACTGAAGCCTTCCACTCCCCCGCAATCTCTGCCTCAGGCCTCTGCTCCACCAGAAGCGATAGCGCCTCAAGTTACTGTGTTGTCAGAGAAGACTAGCAATTCAGAATTTAAGTCTGAGCTGAAAAATGTTTGTCCACCTTGGAGGAAACAAAAGAAAGAGCTTGGAGGAATGGAGCTGACGCAGGAGATCGCACCAGAAGTGCTAAGAACAAAGGACTCCTCGTACAGAAAGCCACCTGACGTCACTCCCATGGCCGAAACATCTGCAGATGAGTCCCACATAGCTCCATCTGACCCCTCTAGTCCTTCTTTCAACATCTCAAAACTTTTAACTCCCGTCCTACCACGTAAACAAGAGAGAGAGCCCTCAGAAGGCCAGTCATTTCTGGAAGCTCCTCCCATTTCTGAAACTGGAACTGCCAAAGAAACAGAGGAGAGAATATTCTATTCTTCTCAGAACAATTATAAGTCGAAAGCACCGAGTTTGCTGTTCAACCTGAAGGATATCCGAAAACGTGTGAAAAGCACTTACAGTCCCTCCCCTCTCCTAAGAATCCTCGACGACAAAAAGATTAAGGAGCAAGACGGCATAAAAGCAAGCGTCACGGCCGCCAATACGCTAGaaggaagcaataaaaaaatgGTTGAGGCTGACAAAACAGGTCATAAGCCTCCTGAACAAATGGACAGCACCAACGCCACCAATTCCCTTGGGCATTTCATTGACAGCTACCTGACTCCAGAGGACAGTGAGATGTCATCTCTGACTGACTTCCACCCAAATGAGCACCGTGTAAGACAATATTCTCCACCCAACTCTCACCTTGCAGATGTGCCAACTGACCCAGAAGCACATGTTCAAAGTTTCCAACTGCAGGATCTTAAAAGTAAACAAGTTGCTCCAAGTCACAGTGCTGATGCAGAACCCCAGGTATCCCCATATTTATTTTTCACACCTGAGGAGAACATAAATGATAGTGGAAACCAAGCCTGCCCACCGACTGGAAATGAACACCGAGGCAAAAGGAGCACCAGCTCTTCTGAACAATCTTTTGTCTCCATTATAGACCAGCCATTTCACGACGACTCTTTTTCTCTAATGCAGCTCTTTCAGAAAGCATGCCATCAAGAAAGCCAGAGGAATAAGAATGAGTGGAGCACAGAAGAAAAGCTATGTAGcaaagacgaggaggaggagaagtcaaGGGGGGAGAAGCAATTGCATGACTACAATCTGAGCATCCGTGGCTGTCACACGGATGAGAAGCATGAGGAGCAggaagagcagggtaaaaatgAGAAGGCAGCGCAAGAAATAGACGCGAAGGAGAAGAGAGAAGACAAATGGAAAAGCATGGATTCGGCATCAGAAGCCAAGCTGGAAGAGTCGCTAACACCAACTTCACCAAGTTCACTGAAGCCCAATATGTTCATGATTAAAGACAACACGTTTAAGTCGTCGCCGGTGATAAAAGCAGTCAAGCTGCCTCTGCTCAGGTCTTTGTCCTGTGAAGAAGCCATCACTGGCAGTCATGTGGAGGCTGAAAGACAGACTTTTGGGCCCATCCGTTCTACTCCAAATATTCAAGAGGTGGACTTGTTTCCGTCAAGAAACAGAAGCCAGCAGGACGTGAGGGATGCTGCAACAGGCAGAGATGCTGATGAGTTAAGATCCATCCCAGGCAGCGTGGTAGGAAAAAGCCCCTTAACAACAGGATACACTCTTAGAGAAGGACCAGAGGGAGTCTATATGCAGGAATTGGTGGGAGAAGATGAAGGAGCTAATATTACACCAGGGTTATCACAGAAAGGTTTGAAAAGTGGCGAGAAACAGTTGGCCAGAGACAAAGAAAAGGCTAGGGCTGGGAAACTGAGGCGTAATTCTTCCAGCCAACCGATTCTTAGTTTTGATGGTGACCCAGCACAAAACAGGCAAAAGTGCCCTGTGAGAGAAAAGGTGAACTATTTTAAGAACAATCTCTTATCTAAACGCAGAGGTGGTTCTTGTGTGAAAAAGATAATAAGTCAAGAGGTGAGATCTCCCACGATATCGGAGCCCTATTCTCATGCTTCCAGTGAAGTTTTCCGGGATACATCAGCATCATCGGGTACCCTAACCATTTCCACCATACCAAGTCCAAGGTCACACAGCGCGATGCAATCTACCTTCACAAGTCCTTTTTCAGATACGTCTGCAGTCTCCAATGTACCACAGGCTGAAAGAATAACAAATCCCTCTTCATTGCAAGGAGGAACAGAGAGCGGAAAGAGGTCTTCTACCTTGGAGCCATTTGATCTGATGCAGACAAGTCAACTCTCGGGAGATGCTGGCAGCTCTCCTGTTGCAAATGAGAGACTTCAGATGGTGAAGACAGCAGCCAAACCCCCGGCTGTACCACCCAAATCAGAAAAGGCGTTACGGCGGGCAAAGAAACTGGcaagcaagaggaagaaaacaGAGGCACAGCAGAAAAGGCTACAGGACGAAGCTCCATCCCACGGCGGCGATATTGGAACTATGCAACCGGTCCAATCCTCACTCTCGCCAATATGCCTTAATTCTTCCTTGACACCATCAGAATCTCACCTGGTGAGGCTACAACCTGCCCCATCATTAAGTCCCACGCCCTCTTTACCTGCCACAACCCAGCGTAAGCTGCTTCAGGATCCGGATTCAGGAGAGTATTTCATTGTAGATTTACCTGTTCAGTTTAAGACCTTTTATGATCCAGAGAGCGGAAGGTACATCCAGCTCTCGATCCCTCCTTCAAAAAGGAACTTGTCTCAAACGCCCTCTTCAGAGAGTGTCCCTTCTTCTTACGTCTTGTACCCCAGCACTCTCCCAGCCAGAGTTTCCTCTGTTCCGGTGCAGGCATCGCCATCTCAGTTTTCTGAATCGGCTTCCCTTATGCAAAGAGCCCTCTTGGAATCGGCTACAGACTGGTCACACGGTGGCCAGTACCCAGAACCTCTCGGGAGTCAACCTTATATTGAGCCTGCCATGTGTGATGACAGTCGCGAAGTGGATGGGTCACAGTATAACTTTGAGAAGGACGTGAGTCTCCCTGATGATGCTGACATTATTTCAATGGGTGCGCTTGAAGATTTTGCTGTGGAAGGTGTGTCGTGA